cttttctagtgagttggctcttcacgtcaggtggccaaagtattggagcttcagcatcagtccttccaatgcatattcaggattgatttcctttaggattgactggtttgatctccttgcagtccaagggactctcaggagccttctccaacaccacagttcaaaagcatcagttcttaagtgctcagcctttttaatggtccaactcccacatccctaagtgactactggaaaaactgtagctttggctatatgaacATTTTGTTGActaagtgacatctctgctttttaatatgctgtctaggtttgtcatagctttccttacaaggagcaagtgtctttgactggctacagtccccatccacagtgattttggagcccaagaaaaaatttGTTACTGTGTcccctttttctccatctatttgccatgaagtgatgggaccagatgcaatgatcttagttttttgaatgttgagttttaagctagctttttcaccttcctctttcacccacatcaagaggctctttagttcctcttcactttctgctactaAAAAACATACTATCTGTTATTAAAAGCAGCATTTCAAGAAAACTTCGAAGAAGCCAAATCCAGTCTTGGCCcagcctgcttccctggtggctcagaggttaaagcgtctgcctgcaatgcaggagacctgggttcgatccctgggtcaggaagatcccttggagaaggaaatggcaacccactccagtattcttgcctggagaatcccatggacggaggagcctggttggctatagtctacggggttgcaaggagtctgacacgactaagtgacttcactttcactttctttcactcctAACAAAAGCCATTTACCCAAGTAAATTTAATCCAGTCTTAGAAAATCTTGATCATGTAGAACTTTCTCTTCCaggatttttttctcattctttacaCCTTCTTTTACTGAAAACATACATCCtactttcaagtttttttttctttttccacttcaagctatttttttcttgatgacaGATTTGTGACATATAATAAGATCTTATTTGACCTTTAATAAACCTAGGTATAACAGAAATACTGTACTTGACAGTGATGATTCTAAAGACATGTCTCTATTAGTCAAACCTAGAAACAAGTCACCTTCACTACCAGATATTAATTTAGTGTTGAATATTTCCTAGATCACATGTACCGAAAATTCTTTTGGGCCAGTTTTATACTCCTGAGTACTTATATAAGCActtgtgcttaattgctcagttgtgtctgactctttgcaaccccgtgaactgtaacctgccaggctcctctgtccatggaattcaccagggaagaatactggggtgggttgccatttccttctccagtataaaCAATTAAGTCAATTAAGCAGAGctcttttataaattaattttggtTATACCACACGTCTACAACATGCAAACACAGAGGCCTCGAAGCTCTTATTTCAGATTTTCAGCCCTGAGTCAGTgtgttgttgtcgtttagttgcttAGCAAACATAAGGCCGgaagctaactgtggctcagagtcAGGTGCTGCAGTGTAGAACCATCGGtttatggtggtttagttgctcggtcgtgtccggctctttacaaccgcatggaccgcagcacaccaggcttccccgtccttcactctctcccagtatttcctcaaactcatgtccactgagttggtgatgccattcagtcatctcatcctctgttgcttccttcttctcctgccttcagtctttcccagcatcgaagtctttcccattgagtcagttcttcgcatcaggtggccaaaggattggagcttcaggttcagcatcagtctttccaatgatggaagaggtcagttttcattccagtcgcaAAGACTGTTTAACAAACTAGCAcaaagttgcactcatctcacacactaggaaagtgatgctcaaaattctccaagccaggcttcaactacatgtgaaccgtgaacttccagatgttcaagctggatttagaaaaggcataggaaccagagatcaaattgccaacatctgctggatcattgaaaaaggaagagttccagaaaaacatctacttctgctttattgcttatgccaaagcctttgactgtgtggatcacaacaaactggaagatttttcaagaaatgggaataccagaccacctgacctgtcttctgagaaatctgtatgcaggtcagaaagcaacagttagaaatctgtatgcaggtcagaaagcaacagttagaaccagacatggaacaacagattggttccaagttgggaaaggagtatgtcaaggctgtatattgtcaccctgcttacttaacttatatgcggagtacgtCATGGGAAATgcccggctggatgaagcataagctggaatcaggttgccaggagaaatatcaataacctcaaatgtgcagatgacaccacccttatggcagaaagcaaagaagacctaaagagccccttgatgaaagtgaaagaggagagtggaaaagctggctgaaaactcaacattcagaaaactaagatcatggcatccagtcccatcacttcatggcaaaatgaTGGAGAAagtgtggaaacagtgagagactttattttgggggctccaaaatcactgcagacactgactgcagtcatgaaataaaaagccgcttcttggaagaaaagctatgaccaacctagacggcatattaaaaaacagagacgttactttgccaacaaaagtccatccagtcaaagctatggtttttctaatagccatgtatggatgtgagagttggactataaagaaaactgagcaccgaagaattgatggttttgatctgtggtgttggagaagactcttgagagtctcttggaccacaaggagatccaaccagtccatcctaaaggaaatcaatcctgaatatttattggaaggactgatgctgaagctgaagctccagtagtctggccacctgatgggaagaactgactcattggaaaaggccctgatgctgggaatgattgaaggcaggaggagaaggggatgacagaggatgagatggttggatgttatcaccgactcgatggacatgtgtttgagtaaactccaggagttggtgatggaaagggaagctggatgtgctgcagtccatgggctcacaaagagttggacacaactgagcgactgaactgaactgaaaatcactgtatatggtgattgcagccatggaattaaaagccacttgctccttggaagaaagttacgacaaacctagacagcatattgaaaagtagagacgttactttgccgacaaatgtccgtatagtcaatgctgtggtttttcagtagttgggtatggatgtgagagttgtatcataaaaaatgctgagcaccaaagaactgatgcatttgactgtggtgttggaggagactctcgaaagttccttggacaacaaggagatcaaaccagtcaatcctaaggaaattaaccctgattTCAAATTGGGTTTGAAATTTAtgtggaggactgatgctgaagctgaagctacagtcctttggccacctgatgcaaagagctgactcattggaaaagcccctgatggtgggaaaaatagaaggtaggaagagaaggggatgacagaggacgagatggttgaatagcatcactgggtcaatgggtgtgagtttgagcaagctccagagatggtaaaggacagggaagcctggtgtgcttcagtccatggggtcacaaagtgactgagtgactcaataACAAAAGCAGCAATTCGTAACGTGGAGCATATCCTATACCAGTGAAATCATCACACTGTCTTGTCTTGTTATCAGAAAAGACCAAAACTCTCACTGAGGATGGAGAAGGTCTGGAGACAGCACCCAGAACCAGGCTCCAGCTGGTCGCAGGCTTTGTGGTCATCAGCTCTGTTTCTCACTTTGGCTTGTCAGTTTGTGGAGCAGAGCAGGGTATTACCCACCCCAGCTGCCCACACCTTATGTCTCGTGTTTGTGAGGTTATGGTGGAGCTGTGTCTCGAGGCTGAAATTCTGACTTCTTATTTGTATGACCCCCTAGCAGGATATAAGCAGCCATCTTGGGCCTTACTTGTTTACTAGTGATGACCGGGCACAGCTTTGAACACACTTTGAACTTTTTTCAGTTCTGTACTAACCTGGCCAACACTGTGAAGCATACTTgcccatgagtgagtgagtgagtgagtgaagtcactcagtcgtgtccgactctttgtgaccccgtggactatagcccaccaggctcctccatccatgggattctccaggcaagaatactggagtgggttgccatttccttctccaggggaatcttcctgacccagggatcgaacccaggtctcctgcattgcaggcagacgctttaacctctgagccgccagaCTTGCCCATAGTCATTTTTAAACCTTGCCAGTGGTCTGTGGGGGCCGTGTGCCCAGAGTATAGGCACGAGGTGCTATGCTGGAGGTATGTTTTCTCAGCCCTCAGACGTTACGAGGCTGGAAGGGGTCTCTGCAGTCTTGTTGGGCTTCTCTTGGGAGAGCCCTTACCTGATTTGAAGCACTCTGCACATTGTATGTGTGCTTACTTgctttagtcttgtctgactctttgtgactcatggactataggccaccaggctcctctgtccgtgggattatcccagcacgaatactggagcgggttgccattttctccttcaggggatcttccctacctggggATCCAAcacgcgtctcctgcactggcatgtggattcttcaccatctgagccacctgggaagcccacatagctTCATACAAACTATTCATTTTGTTTGTCTCAGGACTTAAGAATTTATTGAAATGTTCTATAGCAGTTTTATGTTTCCTGTAAATAGAGATTATAACTTGAGCTCTGGTGTTCATTATGTGTGTTTTCCTCCCCCAAATTATTTGTGTCAGGCTGGATTTGGTCTAGGGAGtcgagaaaagaaatagaaaaggagagagaagcttACCGTCAGAGGACAGCCGCCATCCAGCGGGAGCTTGAAGCCAGGTACCATGCCACAATCGCAGAAAGCCGGCGGGCCGTGGCACACTTGTCCCTGGAACTTGAAAAGGAGCAGAACAGAACAACTAGTTACCGGGAAGCCCTCATCTCTCAGGGGCGCAAGTTGGTGGAAGAGAAGAAACTTCTGGAACAGGAGCGGGCTCAGGTCCTTcaggagaggaggcagccctTGCGGAGTGCATACCTGCGCTGCCTGGGCCAGGAGGAGGACTGGCAGCGCAGGGCCAGACTCCTGCTGAGCGAGTTCGAGGCCGCGCTCACCGAGAGACAGAGCATCTACTGCAGCCTGGTGCTTCCGCGCCGCAGGCGGCTTGAGCTCGAGAAGAGCTTGCTGGTCCGCGCATCCACCGACCCGGTGGCTGCG
The sequence above is drawn from the Capricornis sumatraensis isolate serow.1 chromosome 18, serow.2, whole genome shotgun sequence genome and encodes:
- the CCDC127 gene encoding coiled-coil domain-containing protein 127, which gives rise to MNNLNDPPNWNIRPNSRADGGDGSRWNYALLVPMLGLAAFRWIWSRESRKEIEKEREAYRQRTAAIQRELEARYHATIAESRRAVAHLSLELEKEQNRTTSYREALISQGRKLVEEKKLLEQERAQVLQERRQPLRSAYLRCLGQEEDWQRRARLLLSEFEAALTERQSIYCSLVLPRRRRLELEKSLLVRASTDPVAADLEMAAGLTDIFKHDTHCGDVWNTNKRLNGRLMWLYLRYWQLTIELKKFKQVEKAILEK